Below is a window of Halomicrobium mukohataei DSM 12286 DNA.
TTCATCGCGGATATCACCCAATAGCATCCGGAGTGTATCACTGTGTTCTTCATGTTTCCGTTCGAGATGAAAGAGCCCCTCCTCGTCGTTGTCGAAGACGCGAACGGCCGCGGGATCCCGCTCAAGACACTGTTTCACGATCCCGGAGCCGATCGAGCCACAGCCGCCAGTAACGAGAATTTTCTTCCCCTCAAGTGAGGACATATGTGTTGTACGTTCGTACCCGAGCTACTGGATTAAGCGTTTTCGTTGCTCTGGCAGTATCGTGTTTAGTTACTTGGAACGAACATCCGGGGCCCCAACTGTTGTATTTGCTAGTTTGGGCTCAGACACCGCTCCGTGATCGGTAGTTGGTGTAACTGACAAGTAGTGGGGAAATCTTGAGATAGTCGTCCCGTCGAGAAAGGGAAAGTTAGCGTAAACTGGTGGTTTCGCGACTGTTTCGAAACAACTGTTGTGATCATAGATCTCACTGGAGAAATAAGATTGCGCTAGAGACGACACTCCACAATCTCTGGCGAATATCCAGTGATTGGTCGTACAGATTCTACACCTCCGTTTCGAACAAAGTGCCTTGTTGAATCCAGGGATGGCGTAGTGATCACTCCTTGATGGCTTGTTCGAGGTTGTAGACGGCCACGGTCAGCACCAGTTCTCTGAATTCGCGGTACCACGCGCTCGGCCCGACAGCGGAGCCGAATAGGCGGTTGATGGCCGAGAATGCGGTCTCGGCCATCCATCGCTGCCCGTAGAGATCGCTGTCCAACCGTGCGTTGTGGGCGTGATCGTAGTGCGCAAACAGCCGGTGTCTGATGACCGGCCGGACGCCTTCGGAACGGAGTGCGTCCCGCAGTGACTGATCGTCGTAGCCTTTGTCACCGGCGAGATCTCGATTTCAGCGGTATTGCGCAGTGCCACCCGACGGCCGACCTGTGTATCGTGGGGCCAGTGTGCCGAACAGTGGAGGTCGAGGACGGCACACGACGCCGTGTCTACGAGGGCCGTCGTTTTCAGCGTGCGTATGTGGCGATCCGACCGGTCGACGTAGTGGCTGGATGCCGCTTCACGGTCGAAAAATGTGGCATCCAGCGCCCCATGATTGCCGGGATCGCAGCGGGTCGCCGACCGACGGAGCAGTTGCCGCCAGATACGGGTCGGCACCCGTTCGAAGGACCGCCACAGCGTCGAGGGGGCCGGGAAGTCGGTCCGAGCCAACTGTAACAGGCCACGAACGCGATCCATCTCACTCGCCCAATCGACGATCTCGCGGTAGCTCGCGTCCATGTGGTTCCGCAAGAAATGCAGCGTCAGATGCTTCCAATCCGCAAATCCGTTGCCAGCCGGGTCACTCACCACCGCCGTGGGGCTGGCGGCACAGCGTTTTTGAGCCAGTGATGCGGCTTGTGTAACGAAGCGGAAGAGTGGCATTGGTACATTCACTCTCTCCGCTTCGCTTCCACCTTCACAGCAACGCTATCCGCTCGCAGTCATCGGATTCAACAGAGTAGCATACTGGAATTCTGAAGTCAGTCGTTTCTCGAAACGATCGATAGAAAGCCTTTTTAAAAAATATCGTATATCTCAGATATGCATAGAATAATCCACCGCCCACTTGAAATCCTCCGTGAAGGCGGTCCGAGAGCACTCTTCCGGAAGTCGTGTTCGAAACTCAATAGGCAGTTTTATCGGAACTTCACTACCGGTCATTTCAATTCTTCGGGAACAAGCGTGTTCGAACGGGACTGGGACAATCTCCTAATCCTAGATGCTTGTCGGTACGACATCTTCGAAGAAGTGAACTCTTTCCGCGGTGACCTCGAGACACATTGCTCACTCGGATCATCGAGTCGTGAGTTCGTCAGGGCGAACTTCGCTGACCGGACACTCCATGACGTTGTTGTCGTATCAGCCAATGGATGGTATAAAAAAATATCCGACACCTCTGGAAAAATAAATGTTGATGTTCACGATCTGATTGTCGTAGATAACAAAAGCGTAGAGTCCCACAAGTCTGATATTGACACGGTGCGACCGGATCGTGAATGGATTCTCCCCGAAGCAGTTACAAATGAAGCCTGCGATGCCATCGAACGATATCCGAACAAACGTATTATAGTCCACTATCACCAGCCCCATACGCCGTACATCGGACCGACAGGCAAGGAGTACGCAGGGGAGCTACCGCAGAAGTTTGACGGCAAAGAGGAGTTACGGACATCCCATGAGATTCTCCGCAGAGCGTATCGAGAAAACTTAGAGATTGTTCTGGAGGAAGTCGGAGGTCTCTATCCAGAACTGACCGGGAAAACGGTCATCTCCGCAGATCACGGCGATCTACTTGGGGAACGTGGGTTTCCGATTCCTGTCCGGGAATACGGGCACCCCTCCCAGGCGTATCGTGAGGAACTCGTCCGAGTCCCCTGGTTCAACTTACCATTCGATGAGCGAAAAGAGATTATAGCGGAGTCACCATCGGATAATAGGAAAAACGATCTCTCCATTGACGAGGTCAATGAACGACTGAAGAAACTGGGATACAAGATTTGAGGAGGACTCGTTCCGGTTGTATGATCGAAACACTTGAAAGCGCGGTTAATCGAAAAAGCACCCGTCAGGAGCGGTGGATATTCTATTCAATTATTGTGATTAGCGTCCTCTCGTCCTCGGTGATTCTCCCAAGGCTGGCCGGTATCGTGCTTCTCGTTGGCACGTATGCCGTGTTTATCCTGATAACCTTCTCTCGACGGGGATACTTCCTGATAGGTCCTCACTACGCCTTTTTTGCACTAGCTTTGCTATCGTCTTTAATGGTCTT
It encodes the following:
- a CDS encoding alkaline phosphatase family protein codes for the protein MHRIIHRPLEILREGGPRALFRKSCSKLNRQFYRNFTTGHFNSSGTSVFERDWDNLLILDACRYDIFEEVNSFRGDLETHCSLGSSSREFVRANFADRTLHDVVVVSANGWYKKISDTSGKINVDVHDLIVVDNKSVESHKSDIDTVRPDREWILPEAVTNEACDAIERYPNKRIIVHYHQPHTPYIGPTGKEYAGELPQKFDGKEELRTSHEILRRAYRENLEIVLEEVGGLYPELTGKTVISADHGDLLGERGFPIPVREYGHPSQAYREELVRVPWFNLPFDERKEIIAESPSDNRKNDLSIDEVNERLKKLGYKI